One Chryseobacterium sp. StRB126 genomic region harbors:
- the rsmH gene encoding 16S rRNA (cytosine(1402)-N(4))-methyltransferase RsmH yields the protein MYHNPVLLKQSVDDLVTNPDGIYVDCTFGGGGHSREILSRLSDKGKLFSFDQDLDALKNTIDDPRFTLVNQNFRFLENSLLMYGVPQVDGVLADLGVSSHQFDEADRGFSTRSNAPLDMRMNVMQNLDAKRVINEYGEEELADIFYHYGELREARKLARDIVHHRKTKSIDTTEDLKKLFSYLPPHKVNKFYAQLFQAVRIEVNQELEVLKEMLVQAYNVLKPEGRLVVISYHSLEDRLVKRFLKNGMFEGEPERDIYGNYKKAFELVKSKAIIPDDKEIEENSRARSAKMRTGIKI from the coding sequence ATGTATCATAACCCCGTTTTGTTGAAGCAGAGTGTAGATGATTTGGTGACGAATCCTGACGGAATCTATGTGGACTGCACCTTTGGAGGAGGTGGCCACTCAAGAGAGATTTTGAGCAGACTTTCTGACAAAGGAAAACTGTTCAGCTTCGATCAGGATCTGGATGCGCTTAAAAATACAATTGATGACCCCAGATTTACATTGGTAAATCAGAATTTCAGATTTCTGGAAAACTCACTATTAATGTATGGAGTTCCTCAGGTGGATGGTGTTTTAGCTGACCTTGGAGTTTCATCTCATCAGTTTGATGAAGCAGACAGAGGTTTCTCTACAAGAAGCAATGCTCCTTTGGATATGAGAATGAATGTGATGCAGAATCTTGATGCTAAAAGAGTGATTAACGAATATGGAGAAGAAGAACTTGCTGATATTTTCTATCACTATGGAGAATTAAGGGAAGCAAGAAAACTGGCAAGAGATATTGTACACCATAGAAAAACAAAAAGTATAGACACTACAGAGGATTTGAAAAAGCTTTTCAGCTACCTTCCTCCTCATAAAGTGAATAAATTCTATGCACAACTTTTTCAGGCAGTAAGAATAGAAGTAAACCAGGAACTTGAAGTATTAAAAGAAATGCTGGTTCAGGCCTACAATGTTTTAAAACCGGAAGGAAGATTAGTAGTAATCTCTTATCATTCTTTAGAAGACCGTTTGGTGAAGAGATTCCTGAAAAACGGAATGTTCGAAGGAGAACCGGAAAGAGATATCTACGGAAATTATAAAAAAGCATTCGAGTTGGTGAAGAGTAAAGCAATCATTCCTGATGACAAGGAGATTGAAGAAAACTCAAGAGCCAGAAGTGCTAAAATGAGAACAGGAATAAAGATATAA
- a CDS encoding YegP family protein: MGKFIITQRVNKEYQFNLKAKNGEIILTSEGYVQKVSCQKGIESVKTNSQDDTRYDRRIAVNEKEYFVLKARNGEIIGKSQLYSSKSGMENGIESVKQNAPTAEIIDETLKN; this comes from the coding sequence ATGGGAAAATTTATAATCACTCAAAGAGTCAATAAAGAATATCAATTCAATCTGAAAGCCAAAAATGGAGAAATTATTTTAACCAGTGAAGGATATGTTCAGAAAGTATCTTGTCAAAAAGGAATTGAATCTGTTAAAACCAACTCTCAGGATGATACAAGATATGACAGAAGAATTGCAGTGAATGAAAAAGAGTATTTTGTTTTAAAAGCCAGAAATGGAGAAATTATTGGTAAAAGTCAATTATACAGTTCAAAATCCGGAATGGAAAACGGAATTGAATCCGTAAAACAGAACGCCCCAACTGCCGAAATCATTGATGAAACGCTTAAAAATTAA
- a CDS encoding response regulator, with amino-acid sequence MFKKVLIAEDHEVRNLGVVNTLTELQIQNYDFVNYCDEALQKIKAAATNNISYDLLITDLSFDKDHIEQKINSGQKLIEEVKKNPAEFKNYCFFYRKET; translated from the coding sequence ATGTTTAAAAAAGTTCTCATAGCCGAAGATCACGAAGTCCGAAACCTTGGTGTCGTAAATACCCTTACAGAATTACAAATTCAGAATTATGATTTTGTAAATTATTGTGATGAAGCATTACAAAAAATAAAAGCCGCAGCTACCAACAATATTTCTTATGACCTATTAATTACTGACTTATCTTTCGATAAAGATCATATAGAGCAAAAAATAAATTCAGGTCAAAAATTAATCGAAGAAGTCAAAAAAAATCCAGCCGAATTTAAAAATTATTGCTTTTTCTATAGAAAAGAAACCTAA
- a CDS encoding FtsL-like putative cell division protein — protein sequence MAKRTTNRPQKRLTFIDIIKGNFLNRDEIKIHYKYFLLLFILMMAMIYSNHLVNKKIKIVNALKEETEEYKSRNAYAQSKLIKVKMESELGKEVARDSLMTLENHPHKLLIKLDSTDAKAK from the coding sequence TTGGCAAAAAGAACAACAAATCGCCCCCAGAAAAGACTCACTTTTATAGACATTATAAAAGGAAACTTTCTGAATCGTGATGAGATCAAAATACATTACAAGTATTTTCTCTTGTTGTTTATCTTGATGATGGCCATGATTTACAGTAATCACCTCGTCAACAAGAAAATTAAAATTGTAAACGCTTTAAAAGAAGAAACAGAAGAATACAAATCAAGAAACGCTTACGCCCAGAGTAAGTTAATCAAGGTAAAAATGGAATCAGAGCTGGGGAAAGAGGTTGCGCGGGACTCTTTGATGACCCTCGAAAACCACCCTCATAAATTGCTAATAAAACTGGACAGTACAGATGCAAAAGCAAAATGA
- a CDS encoding GNAT family N-acetyltransferase: MSNIVWKIKTFDEFTVPELYAVLKARVDVFIIEQNCPYPDLDNYDQKAVHIWAEENGEILAYCRIFDKGIKYDETSIGRVLTTEHGRGKNLGKLLIKYAIDTIENRFHTSEIRISAQDYLLRFYGDFGFEDTGKKYLEDDISHTEMIRK, translated from the coding sequence ATGAGTAATATTGTCTGGAAAATCAAAACGTTTGATGAATTTACGGTTCCTGAACTGTATGCTGTTTTGAAAGCTCGTGTTGATGTTTTTATCATCGAACAGAATTGTCCGTATCCTGACCTTGATAATTATGATCAGAAAGCGGTTCATATCTGGGCAGAAGAAAATGGAGAAATATTGGCCTACTGCCGTATTTTCGACAAAGGGATAAAATATGATGAAACTTCCATTGGAAGAGTTCTTACAACGGAGCATGGAAGAGGCAAGAACTTAGGAAAACTATTGATAAAGTATGCTATTGATACTATAGAAAATCGTTTTCATACTTCCGAAATCAGAATTTCAGCACAGGATTATCTGTTGAGATTCTATGGTGATTTCGGTTTTGAGGATACCGGAAAGAAATATCTGGAAGATGATATTTCGCATACGGAAATGATTAGAAAATAA
- the yidD gene encoding membrane protein insertion efficiency factor YidD, translating into MKNLLILLIKMYWLVIPPAKRRKCIFKTSCSKHVYEKTINEGFISGLKAFKYRFKNCRSGAYILENPSGKIQVILPNQQILNETEISERLIINNNHGKIYNHSKSQ; encoded by the coding sequence ATGAAAAATCTATTAATTCTTCTTATTAAAATGTATTGGCTGGTAATTCCTCCGGCAAAAAGAAGGAAGTGTATTTTCAAAACCAGCTGTTCCAAGCACGTATATGAAAAAACCATAAATGAAGGATTTATTTCCGGATTAAAAGCTTTCAAGTACCGTTTTAAAAACTGTAGATCCGGTGCCTATATTTTGGAAAATCCTTCAGGAAAAATTCAAGTTATTCTACCTAATCAACAAATTCTTAATGAAACAGAGATTTCAGAAAGATTAATTATAAATAATAATCATGGGAAAATTTATAATCACTCAAAGAGTCAATAA
- a CDS encoding tetratricopeptide repeat protein produces MKKSIYLLLVLIIVSCKKNNVNEGININFKKATIYRDSKSSDSAFYYFNLAKNDYLTIHDSIGAARSLANMAIIQTEKGDFFGGIEASLESNKAIKLEHSDSLSKKIMAANYNNMAIASNYLKNYENAFNYYLQALKHINQKDTISKYIYYNNIGDVLITLGQYRSAQNYLNKAIKTKDAPTYARALNNLAKAKYIGNKDYNPIPELLKALEIRRINNDKKGQNSSYETLSSYYLDKDPDTSLLFAKKMLAVAEEDNSPDDQILALERIITLEPINYLKNFQKLKYINDSLQTARNQAKNQFAIIRFDVEKLKMENTKKEIDLLRRNIGIATLSLSLIGGVFWYRRRKKRLQQEKEIEVKNTQLKMSKKVHDVVANGLYHMMIDVQNNPEMDKTRILNDIEKMYEESRDISHEDIAEKDFALRFINMITSYSSDQQKVLLVGYKENIWENISYNTQLELYYILREILVNMKKHSQAKLASVRFEKNNDRLKIRYTDNGVGINNVDQQKGVGIHNTVFRIENIGGDITFEKNPSGGLIIRITVPIQAKYV; encoded by the coding sequence ATGAAAAAATCAATATATTTATTATTGGTATTAATTATTGTTTCCTGCAAAAAAAATAATGTAAATGAAGGTATTAATATTAACTTTAAAAAAGCCACGATTTACAGAGATTCAAAATCTTCAGATTCTGCTTTTTACTATTTCAATTTAGCCAAAAATGATTATTTAACAATTCATGATTCCATAGGAGCAGCCCGCTCTTTAGCCAATATGGCAATTATTCAAACAGAAAAGGGAGACTTCTTCGGAGGAATTGAAGCATCATTAGAATCTAATAAAGCTATTAAATTGGAGCATAGTGATAGCCTGTCAAAAAAAATAATGGCAGCAAACTATAATAATATGGCTATAGCATCTAATTATTTAAAAAACTACGAAAATGCCTTTAATTATTACCTCCAAGCCCTCAAGCATATAAATCAAAAAGATACCATTAGTAAATATATTTATTATAATAATATTGGGGATGTTTTAATAACATTAGGACAATACAGAAGCGCACAAAACTATTTAAATAAAGCCATTAAAACAAAGGATGCTCCTACCTATGCAAGGGCATTAAATAACCTTGCAAAAGCCAAATATATCGGAAATAAAGATTACAATCCCATACCGGAGTTACTGAAAGCATTAGAAATACGTAGGATAAATAATGATAAAAAAGGACAAAATTCAAGTTATGAAACTTTATCAAGCTATTATTTGGATAAAGATCCTGATACCTCATTATTATTTGCAAAAAAAATGCTGGCTGTTGCGGAAGAAGATAATAGTCCTGATGATCAAATATTAGCCTTAGAAAGAATTATCACTTTAGAACCTATAAATTATCTGAAAAACTTTCAAAAGTTGAAATACATTAATGACAGTCTGCAAACTGCCAGAAATCAAGCAAAAAATCAGTTTGCAATTATTAGGTTTGATGTTGAAAAATTAAAAATGGAAAATACCAAGAAAGAAATTGATCTTTTAAGACGAAATATTGGTATTGCTACCTTATCATTATCATTAATCGGAGGTGTGTTCTGGTATAGGAGAAGAAAAAAAAGACTTCAGCAAGAAAAAGAAATCGAAGTAAAAAATACGCAGCTCAAAATGTCTAAAAAAGTTCATGATGTTGTTGCAAATGGGCTTTATCATATGATGATTGATGTTCAGAATAATCCAGAAATGGACAAAACCAGAATTCTTAATGATATTGAGAAAATGTATGAAGAATCAAGAGATATCTCTCATGAGGATATCGCAGAGAAAGATTTTGCGTTACGCTTTATCAATATGATCACATCTTATTCTTCAGACCAACAAAAGGTTTTATTGGTAGGATATAAAGAAAACATCTGGGAAAATATTTCCTATAATACACAACTTGAGCTTTATTATATTTTGAGAGAGATTCTTGTAAATATGAAAAAGCACAGCCAGGCAAAACTTGCCTCAGTACGATTTGAAAAAAACAATGACCGTTTAAAAATAAGATATACAGACAATGGTGTAGGGATTAATAATGTAGACCAACAAAAAGGAGTAGGAATACATAATACGGTTTTCCGTATTGAAAACATTGGAGGAGATATTACTTTTGAGAAAAATCCTTCAGGTGGATTAATTATTCGAATAACCGTTCCAATACAAGCAAAATATGTTTAA
- a CDS encoding IS481 family transposase, translating into MTTQQKIIKNKLGVLELAQHLGNVSKACKVMGYSRDSFYRFKELYEQGGELALQEISRRKPVLKNRVDEVIEKAVVDIAIENPALGQLRVSNELKKKGLIVSPGGVRGIWLRHDLHTFKLRLKALEAKSAQDGIVLTESQLSALERAKEEKKAHGEIETHHPGYLGAQDTYYVGNIKGVGHIYQQTFIDTYSKVVFAKLYDRKNALIAADMLNDQVVPFFEQQELRLLRILTDRGTEYCGIREQHEYQLYLAIEDIDHTKTKAKSPQTNGICERFHRTIQEEFYAIAFRKKIYRSIEELQLDLNSWLSYYNNERTHTGKHCYGKTPMQTFLDSKPIAKEKLLETLAEEQKILTFGSKDNIG; encoded by the coding sequence ATGACAACACAACAAAAAATCATCAAAAACAAGTTAGGTGTACTTGAATTAGCACAACATTTAGGAAATGTATCCAAAGCTTGTAAAGTAATGGGCTATTCCCGAGACAGTTTTTATCGATTCAAAGAACTGTATGAGCAAGGAGGTGAATTAGCATTACAGGAAATCTCCAGAAGAAAGCCAGTATTAAAGAATCGTGTAGATGAAGTTATTGAAAAGGCTGTTGTTGATATAGCCATTGAAAACCCTGCTTTGGGGCAGCTTAGAGTGAGTAATGAACTTAAAAAGAAAGGGTTGATCGTATCCCCAGGCGGGGTCAGAGGTATTTGGTTAAGACACGATCTACATACGTTTAAACTAAGATTAAAAGCCTTGGAAGCCAAATCCGCTCAAGATGGTATAGTCCTTACTGAATCTCAACTTTCAGCACTAGAAAGAGCCAAGGAGGAGAAAAAAGCTCATGGAGAAATTGAAACTCATCATCCTGGATATTTAGGAGCTCAAGACACTTATTATGTAGGCAATATCAAAGGAGTTGGACATATTTATCAGCAAACTTTTATTGACACGTATTCTAAAGTAGTATTTGCAAAGCTATATGACCGTAAAAATGCTCTTATTGCTGCTGACATGCTTAATGATCAGGTAGTTCCGTTCTTTGAGCAACAGGAACTTCGTTTACTCAGAATTTTAACAGACAGAGGAACGGAATACTGTGGAATAAGAGAACAGCATGAATACCAGCTTTATTTAGCCATTGAAGATATTGATCACACGAAGACCAAGGCTAAAAGCCCTCAGACCAACGGCATTTGTGAACGTTTTCACAGGACAATACAGGAAGAGTTTTATGCCATAGCTTTCAGAAAGAAAATTTACAGAAGTATTGAAGAGCTGCAATTAGACTTAAACAGCTGGCTGTCGTATTACAATAATGAAAGAACGCATACAGGAAAACATTGTTACGGTAAAACACCGATGCAGACGTTTTTGGATAGTAAACCTATTGCAAAAGAGAAATTATTGGAAACTCTTGCAGAGGAACAAAAAATCCTTACTTTTGGAAGTAAGGATAATATTGGATAA
- the yihA gene encoding ribosome biogenesis GTP-binding protein YihA/YsxC: protein MVIKTAEFVKSSGKWQECPEPNIPEYAFIGRSNVGKSSLINAMMNHKDLAKTSGTPGKTQLINHFLVNENWYLTDLPGYGYAKVSKVQRKDFEKLITNYILNRRNLVNLFVLVDSRHTPQKIDLEFIQWCGESGIPFSIVFTKADKLKPNVVIKNVEDYKAELHKTWEDLPELYVTSAEKKEGGDLILDFIEKTNDFLIQNSVSFDE, encoded by the coding sequence ATGGTTATTAAGACAGCAGAGTTTGTAAAAAGTAGTGGAAAATGGCAGGAATGTCCTGAACCGAATATTCCTGAGTATGCTTTTATCGGAAGATCTAATGTAGGAAAATCGTCATTGATCAATGCTATGATGAATCATAAAGATTTGGCTAAAACTTCGGGAACTCCAGGAAAAACTCAGCTGATCAATCATTTTTTGGTGAATGAAAACTGGTACCTTACCGATTTACCAGGATATGGGTATGCAAAGGTTTCAAAAGTTCAGCGAAAGGATTTTGAAAAACTGATCACCAATTATATTCTGAACAGAAGAAATCTGGTGAACCTTTTTGTTTTGGTAGATTCAAGACATACTCCACAGAAAATTGACCTGGAATTTATCCAATGGTGTGGGGAAAGCGGAATCCCATTCTCAATTGTCTTTACAAAAGCAGATAAGCTAAAACCGAACGTTGTTATCAAAAACGTTGAGGATTATAAGGCGGAGCTTCATAAAACCTGGGAAGATCTTCCAGAATTGTATGTTACTTCAGCAGAAAAGAAGGAAGGTGGAGATCTGATTTTAGACTTTATAGAAAAGACGAATGACTTTTTAATTCAAAATAGTGTAAGCTTCGATGAGTAA
- a CDS encoding type I restriction endonuclease, which produces MDLKIKLDQLHQKVIGLKDQISTEEATKNAFVMPFIQILGYDIFNPTEVIPEHVCDIGTKKGEKVDYVIKNNDEPIFIIECKHWKESVDAHNSQLHRYYHVSKTRFGVLTNGIVYNFYTDLEKPNIMDEKPFFTINIEDLKDSSIKILESFTKKDYNLESILDSAEALKYIKAIRKEFEKEIETPSDEIVKLLVNRFFDKPITASRLVSFKEYTKKALTTSINESISFRLKSALSINEQIEKQDDEVKTPQSIDENNDSKIVTTEEELEGFQIVKAIMREKIPSTRIAYRDTLSYFGILLDDNNRKPLCRLHFNTANKYIETFHKGKDSGEKTLLSSLDEIYNFREELHKTLEHY; this is translated from the coding sequence ATGGATCTTAAAATTAAATTGGACCAGTTACATCAGAAAGTCATCGGTCTGAAGGATCAGATTTCTACTGAAGAAGCAACAAAAAATGCCTTTGTGATGCCTTTCATACAAATTCTGGGGTATGATATCTTTAACCCTACCGAAGTAATTCCGGAACATGTTTGTGATATTGGAACGAAAAAAGGGGAAAAAGTAGATTACGTTATCAAAAATAATGACGAACCCATCTTTATTATCGAATGTAAACATTGGAAGGAAAGTGTAGACGCTCACAATTCACAACTTCACAGATATTACCATGTTTCGAAAACGAGATTCGGTGTGTTAACCAATGGTATTGTCTACAACTTTTATACGGATTTGGAAAAACCCAATATTATGGATGAAAAACCATTCTTCACCATTAATATTGAAGATTTAAAAGACAGCTCCATTAAAATACTGGAAAGCTTTACCAAGAAAGACTATAATCTTGAAAGTATTTTGGATTCTGCGGAAGCACTGAAATATATTAAAGCTATAAGAAAGGAATTTGAAAAGGAAATAGAAACTCCTTCTGATGAGATTGTTAAACTTCTGGTAAACAGATTCTTTGATAAGCCTATTACTGCAAGCAGATTAGTTTCTTTTAAAGAGTATACTAAAAAGGCATTGACGACCTCCATCAATGAGTCTATTAGCTTTAGACTTAAATCTGCATTAAGCATTAATGAGCAAATTGAAAAACAGGATGATGAAGTAAAAACACCCCAATCTATTGATGAGAATAATGATTCTAAAATTGTAACCACGGAAGAAGAACTTGAAGGTTTTCAAATTGTAAAAGCTATAATGAGAGAAAAAATTCCTTCAACCCGTATAGCCTATAGAGACACTTTATCTTATTTTGGAATTTTGTTGGATGATAATAACAGAAAACCACTTTGCAGACTGCATTTTAACACTGCCAATAAATATATTGAAACATTCCATAAGGGTAAAGACTCTGGTGAAAAAACTTTACTGAGCAGTCTTGATGAAATATATAACTTCAGAGAAGAGCTTCATAAAACGTTGGAACATTATTAA
- the msrA gene encoding peptide-methionine (S)-S-oxide reductase MsrA — protein MDNNNLETIVFGGGCFWCVESCFNLLKGVDAAISGYSGGHKDNPTYQEVCTGETGHAEVVQITYNPSIISYEQLMDVFFFLHDPTQLNRQGNDIGTQYRSVIYYKDAAEKAKAEEAIKVSQESGRWAGTYVTELAPFEKFCPAEQYHQGYYNENPTQPYCSAVVGPKIQKFKKYFGELGMLNAE, from the coding sequence ATGGATAACAATAATTTAGAAACCATCGTATTCGGTGGCGGATGTTTCTGGTGTGTAGAAAGCTGTTTCAACCTATTAAAAGGCGTTGATGCTGCCATTTCAGGATATTCTGGCGGTCACAAGGATAACCCCACTTATCAGGAAGTATGTACCGGTGAAACAGGCCATGCAGAAGTAGTACAGATCACTTACAATCCATCCATCATTTCCTACGAGCAATTAATGGATGTTTTCTTCTTCTTACACGATCCTACTCAGCTTAACAGACAGGGAAATGATATCGGAACACAGTATCGTTCTGTTATTTATTATAAAGATGCTGCAGAAAAAGCAAAAGCTGAAGAAGCCATTAAAGTTTCTCAGGAATCAGGAAGATGGGCTGGCACCTACGTGACAGAACTGGCTCCATTTGAAAAATTCTGCCCAGCAGAACAATATCACCAAGGTTATTACAATGAAAACCCTACACAACCTTACTGTAGTGCAGTAGTAGGTCCTAAGATTCAGAAGTTTAAAAAATATTTTGGAGAACTTGGGATGCTGAATGCAGAATAA
- a CDS encoding ROK family protein, whose amino-acid sequence MSLIDLSKQVALGVDIGGTNTKFGIVNHRGEVLDKGSLKTDAYDKVEDFINALYEHVYPLMEKHGTEKHFDGIGVGAPNANYYKGTIELAPNLPWKGVIPFAELMTAKFNLPCKITNDANAAALGEMLFGAARGMKDFIMITLGTGVGSGIIANGSLIYGHDGFAGELGHTIVKPGGRKHWSTGSEGSLEAYASATGITITAKKMRAEFPESMLNQYPEDEINSKTVYECAIKGDPIAIEVFRYTGQKLGEALANFVMFSSPQAILLFGGVIKAGDFILKPTKLHMERNLLPIFRNKVQLVFSELDEADAAILGASALVWEK is encoded by the coding sequence ATGTCATTAATAGATTTATCAAAACAGGTTGCCCTTGGAGTTGACATCGGCGGAACCAATACCAAATTCGGAATTGTAAACCACCGTGGAGAAGTTCTGGATAAAGGAAGCCTTAAAACCGATGCCTATGATAAAGTAGAAGATTTTATCAACGCTTTATATGAACATGTATATCCTTTAATGGAAAAACATGGTACAGAAAAGCACTTCGACGGAATTGGTGTAGGCGCTCCCAACGCAAACTATTATAAAGGAACAATAGAACTAGCACCCAACCTACCATGGAAAGGTGTAATTCCTTTTGCCGAGCTGATGACCGCAAAGTTCAATTTACCATGTAAAATAACCAATGATGCTAATGCAGCAGCATTGGGAGAAATGCTTTTCGGGGCAGCACGTGGAATGAAGGATTTTATCATGATTACCCTGGGAACAGGAGTAGGAAGCGGAATTATTGCCAATGGAAGCCTCATCTACGGACATGATGGTTTTGCCGGAGAATTAGGGCACACTATTGTAAAACCAGGCGGAAGAAAGCACTGGAGCACGGGATCTGAAGGAAGCCTTGAGGCTTATGCTTCTGCAACAGGAATCACCATTACGGCTAAGAAAATGAGAGCCGAATTTCCTGAATCTATGCTGAACCAATATCCTGAAGACGAAATCAATTCTAAAACAGTATATGAATGTGCGATAAAAGGAGATCCTATTGCGATTGAAGTTTTCAGATACACAGGACAAAAGCTGGGTGAGGCATTGGCCAATTTCGTGATGTTTTCTTCACCGCAAGCTATTCTTTTGTTTGGAGGAGTGATCAAGGCCGGAGATTTTATCTTAAAGCCTACTAAACTTCATATGGAAAGGAATTTACTTCCAATCTTCAGAAATAAGGTACAATTGGTATTCAGTGAACTGGACGAGGCCGATGCTGCTATTCTTGGCGCAAGTGCTTTGGTTTGGGAAAAATAA
- the mraZ gene encoding division/cell wall cluster transcriptional repressor MraZ: MKNFIGTYECKIDDKGRLKVPSSLIKQMENFDDKAFVVKRSVFQPCLEVYPMNAWDKLMGKINKLNRFIKKNADFIRMFTAGVKTVELDNAGRLQISKDLMTFSNLQKDVVITSAGELFEIWDKEAYEQVISTNETDFASLAEDVMGSFDEE, translated from the coding sequence ATGAAAAATTTCATTGGGACATATGAGTGTAAAATTGACGATAAAGGCCGCTTAAAAGTTCCTTCATCTTTAATTAAACAGATGGAAAACTTCGACGATAAGGCGTTTGTAGTCAAAAGATCTGTGTTCCAACCTTGTCTGGAAGTCTATCCAATGAATGCATGGGATAAACTGATGGGCAAAATTAATAAACTGAACAGATTCATAAAAAAGAATGCTGATTTCATACGAATGTTTACGGCAGGAGTAAAAACAGTAGAATTGGACAATGCGGGGAGATTACAAATTTCTAAAGACCTGATGACTTTTTCAAATCTTCAGAAAGATGTAGTAATCACCAGCGCAGGAGAACTTTTCGAAATTTGGGATAAAGAAGCCTATGAACAGGTTATTTCAACCAATGAAACTGATTTTGCCAGCCTCGCCGAGGATGTAATGGGCTCTTTTGACGAAGAATAA
- a CDS encoding alpha/beta fold hydrolase, translating into MIFSTKKEKKYSYVEAGEGHPLVLLHGLMGGLSNFDKMVDFFSDRGFKVYVPQLPIYDLPVLNTNLTTIAKYIIKFIESHISGPVSIVGNSMGGHVGLILTLARPDLVKNLVLTGSSGLYERTFGDSFPRKNDRSYIRKKTEEVFYDPKVATEDLVDEVFAVVNDRMKGIKTVMLARSAIKHNMLNDLPKIVTPTCLIWGKQDNVTPPEVAEDMHKFIPNSDLFWIDHCGHAAMMEKPDEFNEILYNWIKDKV; encoded by the coding sequence ATGATATTTAGTACAAAAAAAGAAAAGAAATATTCCTATGTAGAGGCTGGGGAAGGACATCCATTAGTGCTGTTGCACGGGTTAATGGGTGGTTTGAGTAATTTCGATAAAATGGTAGATTTTTTTTCGGATAGAGGGTTCAAAGTATATGTTCCTCAGTTACCCATCTATGATTTACCGGTACTCAATACGAATCTTACCACTATTGCAAAATATATCATCAAGTTTATAGAAAGTCATATTTCTGGACCTGTTTCCATTGTTGGAAATTCAATGGGAGGGCATGTAGGGCTTATTTTGACCCTAGCAAGACCTGATCTGGTAAAGAATCTGGTTTTAACCGGCAGTTCAGGCTTATACGAAAGAACTTTCGGAGATAGTTTTCCAAGAAAGAATGACAGATCTTATATCAGAAAGAAAACGGAAGAGGTTTTTTATGACCCTAAGGTGGCTACTGAAGATCTTGTAGATGAAGTTTTTGCGGTGGTGAATGACAGAATGAAAGGAATAAAAACGGTAATGCTGGCAAGAAGTGCCATCAAACATAATATGCTGAATGATCTTCCAAAGATCGTGACGCCCACATGCCTGATTTGGGGTAAACAGGATAATGTAACCCCACCGGAAGTGGCAGAGGATATGCATAAGTTTATTCCTAACTCGGATTTATTCTGGATAGATCATTGTGGGCACGCTGCCATGATGGAAAAGCCGGATGAATTCAATGAAATCCTGTACAACTGGATAAAAGATAAAGTTTAA